Proteins from a single region of Thiomicrorhabdus sp. Kp2:
- a CDS encoding YaeQ family protein, which yields MALKPTIYKFRISLSDMNRDVYDSMALTVAMHPSENVERMMARVMAYCWNYQEFLDFTKGLSSIEDPDIWVRTLDDQLMLWIDIGEPAFDRVKKATTLAREVKVYSFNSKAEVWWKQGEAKFSQLKANFYCFDNKQIQKLAGLVDRTTDMSVTISGDSAYVTTDKGDCEVVCQHLN from the coding sequence GTGGCACTAAAACCGACTATCTATAAATTTAGAATCTCACTTTCAGATATGAATCGTGATGTATATGATTCAATGGCATTAACAGTGGCGATGCACCCCTCTGAAAATGTAGAGCGGATGATGGCTCGAGTGATGGCCTATTGTTGGAACTATCAAGAATTTTTAGATTTCACAAAAGGGTTAAGCTCAATCGAGGATCCCGATATTTGGGTGCGAACTTTAGATGATCAATTAATGTTATGGATTGATATTGGTGAGCCAGCTTTTGATAGAGTCAAGAAAGCAACTACTTTAGCTCGTGAAGTAAAAGTGTACAGTTTCAACAGCAAAGCTGAGGTTTGGTGGAAGCAAGGTGAGGCTAAATTTAGCCAGTTAAAAGCGAACTTTTATTGTTTTGATAATAAACAAATTCAAAAGTTAGCAGGCCTGGTCGATAGAACCACCGATATGTCGGTAACCATTTCGGGCGATTCAGCTTATGTAACAACCGATAAAGGGGATTGTGAGGTGGTTTGCCAGCATTTAAATTAG
- a CDS encoding CopD family protein has translation MSLNVMSFIDQLAIALHSLTAVLWVGGIFLAYRILRPAAMTLEPPIRLRLWVNVFSRFFPWVWLFIIVLVVTGYWDWSVSFGALETTPFYIHAMQIIGWVMIILFAWLYFVPFAKFKQLVADENFPLAGAIMNNQMRPIIAINLSLGVIEVIIGAAGPFWGI, from the coding sequence ATGTCATTAAATGTTATGTCATTCATTGATCAACTTGCTATCGCCCTTCATAGCTTGACAGCAGTACTTTGGGTAGGCGGAATATTTTTAGCCTATCGCATTTTAAGACCCGCCGCGATGACTCTTGAACCACCGATTCGTTTACGATTATGGGTGAATGTATTTAGTCGGTTTTTTCCATGGGTATGGCTGTTTATTATTGTCTTAGTCGTAACAGGCTATTGGGACTGGAGTGTAAGTTTTGGTGCTTTAGAAACCACTCCTTTTTATATTCACGCCATGCAGATTATTGGCTGGGTAATGATTATTTTATTTGCCTGGTTATATTTTGTGCCATTTGCAAAATTTAAACAGTTGGTTGCAGATGAAAACTTTCCATTGGCGGGTGCCATAATGAATAATCAAATGCGCCCTATTATTGCAATTAATCTCTCTTTAGGTGTCATTGAGGTCATCATTGGAGCAGCTGGTCCATTTTGGGGAATATAG
- the mnmH gene encoding tRNA 2-selenouridine(34) synthase MnmH codes for MAAAITEFTGELPQTDDFKSIVLNQTPLIDVRAPVEFNQGAFASSVNLPLMNDEERHKVGVCYKQHGNAAAVKLGHQLVNESARAPRVKSWIQFMEAYPEAMLYCFRGGMRSKISQQWLQDAGREIVRLKGGYKAFRRYLIDYLDHLPGLLEQKKIQPIVLAGRTGSGKTIAIHQLNNTIDLEGLAHHRGSAFGRHATPQPTQINFENNLAMALIRFMENDSSRLVIEDEGRNIGSVNFSKELFACLKSGSRVVVETPMKERIAITLDEYVVQAQKEYANINDWEAFMRAAMQRIQKRLGGERYQRVLSQFDFAMQAQLNQNSIEEHQAWIETLLAEYYDPMYDYQMQKNNHSVTFKGSIQEVVEYLK; via the coding sequence ATGGCGGCGGCAATTACCGAATTTACAGGCGAATTACCACAAACCGATGATTTTAAATCGATTGTGCTTAACCAAACACCATTAATCGATGTTCGTGCGCCTGTGGAGTTTAATCAGGGTGCGTTTGCTTCATCGGTTAACTTGCCTTTAATGAATGATGAAGAGCGCCATAAAGTGGGAGTGTGCTACAAACAGCATGGCAATGCAGCGGCGGTAAAGCTGGGTCATCAGTTAGTCAATGAGAGCGCAAGAGCACCTAGGGTAAAATCGTGGATTCAGTTTATGGAGGCCTACCCAGAGGCGATGTTGTATTGTTTTAGAGGAGGAATGCGCTCTAAAATTTCGCAACAATGGTTGCAAGATGCTGGCCGAGAAATTGTGCGTTTAAAAGGTGGGTATAAAGCGTTTAGACGCTATTTAATTGATTATTTAGATCACTTACCAGGCCTGCTAGAACAAAAAAAGATTCAACCGATTGTTTTGGCAGGACGAACTGGTTCAGGTAAAACCATTGCCATTCATCAACTCAATAACACCATTGATTTAGAAGGATTAGCGCATCACCGTGGCTCAGCTTTTGGTCGTCACGCCACCCCCCAACCGACCCAAATCAATTTTGAAAACAATTTGGCAATGGCTTTAATCCGTTTTATGGAAAACGACTCATCACGTTTGGTTATTGAAGATGAAGGACGAAATATTGGTTCGGTTAATTTTTCTAAAGAGTTATTTGCATGCTTAAAAAGTGGCTCAAGGGTAGTTGTTGAAACGCCAATGAAAGAGCGTATAGCGATTACACTTGATGAATACGTGGTGCAGGCTCAAAAAGAATACGCCAATATCAACGACTGGGAAGCTTTTATGCGTGCCGCTATGCAACGTATTCAAAAGCGCTTGGGCGGTGAGCGCTATCAAAGGGTTCTAAGTCAATTTGACTTTGCTATGCAAGCCCAGTTAAACCAAAACTCAATAGAAGAACACCAGGCCTGGATAGAAACACTATTGGCGGAATATTACGACCCAATGTACGACTATCAAATGCAAAAGAATAACCATTCGGTTACTTTTAAAGGCTCTATTCAAGAAGTGGTTGAGTATCTAAAATAA
- the selD gene encoding selenide, water dikinase SelD, translating to MAEPIKLTEYSHGAGCGCKISPMVLDSILKTSMKIVPNPNLLVGNSTKDDAAAYDLGNGTSVLSTTDFFMPIVDDPFTFGQIAATNAISDIYAMGGKPLMAIAIFGWPIDILPPEIGQQVIDGGRATCEAAGIPLAGGHSIDAPEPIFGLAVTGIVDNKHLKKNASAEAGCELFLTKPVGIGILTTAQKQKKIQPEHLDMAIKAMTTLNKPGTDFAQIDGVTALTDVTGFGILGHLIEICEGSGIAAQIKFDQVPILPNVLNYLQQGCTPGGTGRNYASYGHKVSPAEGVLTETQKMILCDPQTSGGLLAVVRQEAVAEFKAVAAEHGLKLQSIGQTVSADSQSHCVEVI from the coding sequence ACCTCTATGAAAATTGTGCCAAATCCAAACTTATTAGTGGGCAACAGCACCAAAGATGATGCTGCGGCCTATGATTTGGGTAATGGCACTTCAGTATTAAGTACCACTGACTTTTTTATGCCTATTGTGGATGACCCTTTTACCTTTGGGCAAATTGCCGCTACCAATGCGATTAGTGATATTTACGCCATGGGCGGTAAGCCTTTGATGGCGATTGCCATTTTTGGTTGGCCGATTGATATTTTACCTCCTGAGATTGGGCAGCAAGTCATAGATGGTGGCCGAGCTACTTGTGAAGCCGCGGGAATTCCTTTAGCAGGAGGACACTCCATTGATGCACCCGAACCGATTTTTGGTTTGGCGGTAACCGGGATTGTAGATAATAAACACCTTAAAAAGAACGCCTCTGCCGAAGCAGGTTGTGAGCTGTTTTTAACCAAACCTGTGGGGATTGGTATTTTAACCACCGCACAAAAACAGAAAAAGATTCAGCCAGAACATTTAGATATGGCGATTAAAGCGATGACTACCTTAAATAAACCAGGCACTGATTTTGCCCAAATTGATGGGGTAACTGCACTGACCGATGTAACTGGGTTTGGTATTTTGGGTCACTTAATTGAAATTTGTGAAGGCAGTGGCATAGCCGCGCAAATTAAATTTGATCAGGTCCCGATTTTGCCCAATGTATTAAATTATTTACAACAAGGCTGTACGCCAGGTGGAACAGGGCGTAACTACGCCAGTTATGGACATAAGGTATCGCCCGCAGAAGGTGTCTTAACTGAAACCCAAAAAATGATTTTGTGTGACCCACAAACCTCTGGTGGCTTACTGGCGGTGGTTCGCCAAGAGGCGGTGGCTGAATTTAAGGCGGTTGCGGCTGAGCATGGTTTAAAACTGCAATCAATTGGTCAAACCGTTTCAGCGGATTCACAATCGCACTGCGTAGAGGTCATTTAA